Within Ovis aries strain OAR_USU_Benz2616 breed Rambouillet chromosome 11, ARS-UI_Ramb_v3.0, whole genome shotgun sequence, the genomic segment CAAACCAGGCAGTTCAAGAGCAAGCCCCCCAAGAAAGGTGTCCAAGGGTAAGCAGAGCTGTGGGAGGGGTGGCTCTGAGAGGGGGTGGAGGGCCCACCAGCTGTACAGGAGGGAGGGGGgctgcactgcaggtgggggGCTGGGTGGGGCCTCACACCACCCTTTTCTGGTGGAAGGCAATCCCATCCTCCTAAGCTGGTGGGGCAGTTCTTGGGGGCTTGAGCTGGCCTGTCTCAGGGTCCCCATtccctggggatggggaggggtgtcCTTTTTAGCTGTTATTGCTGAAAGGTCTGGAAAGCACACCCATCCACGCCATCACCCAGACACTCAACCAGCACCCCACTAACTGATGTGCATCTCCACACACGCAGCCCTATCTGTACACACCCAGGACACACTCAGACACACCACGTTCCCAGGAACCTGCACTCAAGTACACGCACGTCCCCCAcacccctcctctcttcctggccACCGGCCCTGACTGCTCTGTCCTTGCAGGTTTGGTGATGACATCCCTGGAATGGAAGGCCTGGGAACAGGTATGACAACCACAAGTGTCCACCTAGGTCCCCCTGCTCGCCCACCACCCAGAGTGCCTGaggcccagccccccaccccaggcagagGGCACCTCCCCCTAGCTGTGATTCATTCCCTTTCCCGACTGCAAGCTTCAGAGTGGGGTCGTTCCTTCAGTGGGTGCTTGGAGGGGCTGGGAGGAACAAAGCTCTTGctgtccccaccccaacccctctcACCAGCAGCAAGGCCCACCTTCCACCCCGCCTCTTCCAGGCCTGCTGCACCCACTCTCTTCCTGGGCAGGGAACCCATTTGATACCCCCCAAAGGTGGTGTGTCCTGAGAGGAGGGCTCTATGCCCAAGGACCCTGTACCCTCACCACTGGGGTGTGGACAACAGGGCCCAGAGGGCATGGTGGCGCCAGCAGCCATGGGACCCTCAACCTACTGCCCCCTTGTCCTGCAGACATCACCGTCATCTGCCCGTGGGAGGCCTTCAACCACCTGGAGCTGCACGAGCTGGCCCAGTACGGCATCATCTAGCCCTGGATCCCCGCCCTTGGCCCCTCTACTCCACTGCCCGCCGTGACCCCCTGCTCAAGATTCCTGTGAGGAGAGCTGTGCCCCTGGGAAGTCCAGAGTGTCTGGATTGTGTCTGGAGACCCTCACAGGGCAGCAGCCTCGAGCCTCCTGGACGCTAGTTACCAGGAGCCCACCACCTCCCTTCAGGACACCCTCTCGGGGCAGCCAGACCCTGCTTAACTTCCAGAAACACTGGTCCACAGaccctctccttcccaggctGGAAAGCTAGGGCAGGCCTCCCAGTGGTGTCTGCCACACCCTGCCTCCTGGCCTGCCTGTCTGGGGGTGAGGACGGGGTCCCCTCACTAGCCTTTCCCAATTGAGGCCCTTGGGCCAGCAGGAGGATGGCAGGAGTCCTGCAGGCGTCAGACAATGAGAACCCCCTGGACCAGTCACACCAGTAGGAAGCTTGTCCTTTCCAACGTGGCCCACGCTCGCTGTTCTGTTTCAAATAAAGTTAGCCTTGCTCCCCACCACTTGTCTGGGGTGTGCTGTCAGTGGGGACAGGGCCCGAGGGTAGGGTCTGTTCAGTAGGAGTGGATGGCGCAGGCGCAGGTGGCAGGGATGGCGGGGCCTCGGCCAGGCTGAGGGGAGGAAACACGTTGGGTGCTGAGAAGGCTCCTGAAGGCTGGATCGGGGCAAGGCAGGCAGCCTCAGGTACTGCAGGGATGGGAGCTCGGGT encodes:
- the PDE6G gene encoding retinal rod rhodopsin-sensitive cGMP 3',5'-cyclic phosphodiesterase subunit gamma, which encodes MNLEPPKAEIRSATRVMGGPVTPRKGPPKFKQRQTRQFKSKPPKKGVQGFGDDIPGMEGLGTDITVICPWEAFNHLELHELAQYGII